From Oceanispirochaeta sp. M1, one genomic window encodes:
- a CDS encoding type II toxin-antitoxin system Phd/YefM family antitoxin produces MSRIKITNARKNLYKIVQRVNTTHEPIEITGKDSTAILIGEDDWRSIQETLFLTSIPGMRESIVEGISTPISELSEDLDW; encoded by the coding sequence ATGAGTCGTATAAAAATAACTAATGCAAGGAAGAATTTATATAAAATCGTTCAGAGAGTTAATACTACACATGAACCCATAGAAATTACAGGAAAAGATTCGACGGCTATCCTCATCGGCGAAGACGATTGGCGAAGCATTCAGGAAACTCTTTTCCTTACATCCATACCGGGGATGAGAGAATCAATAGTCGAAGGAATATCTACTCCCATATCAGAACTCTCTGAAGACCTTGATTGGTAA